One Candidatus Woesearchaeota archaeon genomic window carries:
- a CDS encoding 50S ribosomal protein L14e, with amino-acid sequence MMEIGRLCLKIAGRDANKTCVVVDVLDGNYVLIDGETRRKKCNILHLEPLDKVVKVKKGASRDEVKKVFSDLGLGFFEPKSKKPEPRVKRVKVKKVVESKKVSKKDDKVKVDKPVVSDVSESSAN; translated from the coding sequence ATGATGGAAATTGGTAGATTATGTTTGAAAATTGCTGGTAGGGATGCTAATAAGACTTGTGTTGTTGTTGATGTCCTTGATGGTAATTATGTTTTGATTGATGGTGAGACTCGTCGTAAGAAGTGTAATATTCTTCATTTGGAGCCTTTAGATAAGGTTGTTAAGGTTAAGAAGGGTGCTTCTAGGGATGAGGTTAAGAAGGTTTTTTCTGATCTTGGTTTGGGTTTTTTTGAGCCTAAGTCTAAGAAGCCTGAGCCTAGAGTTAAGAGAGTTAAGGTTAAGAAGGTTGTTGAGTCTAAAAAAGTTAGTAAGAAAGATGATAAGGTTAAGGTTGATAAGCCTGTTGTTTCTGATGTGAGTGAATCTTCTGCTAATTAA
- a CDS encoding 50S ribosomal protein L34e has protein sequence MTQSKTKSRTFARRQVRTINGTKTVYDRRKPKVGSCPVTGEKLKGVPRELPVKMRNLAKTEKRPQRPFGGVLSSKAGRQELKKRARSKEL, from the coding sequence ATGACGCAAAGTAAAACTAAATCAAGAACTTTTGCTAGGAGGCAAGTTAGGACTATTAATGGGACTAAGACTGTTTATGATAGGAGAAAGCCTAAAGTTGGTAGTTGTCCTGTTACTGGTGAGAAGCTTAAGGGTGTTCCTAGAGAGTTGCCTGTTAAGATGAGGAATTTGGCTAAGACTGAGAAGAGACCTCAGAGACCTTTTGGAGGAGTCCTTTCTTCTAAAGCTGGTAGGCAAGAGTTAAAGAAGAGAGCTAGAAGTAAAGAATTGTGA